The following proteins come from a genomic window of Acidobacteriota bacterium:
- a CDS encoding DUF4956 domain-containing protein — protein MSRVLPALMLVVLAASGPALAQVPPEGPLQMPAPQELPEHAMHPLHELDSALVALPLATLLGTTLAFRPRRRGTPPRTPAVIQTQIILAIVGAVVMLVVGASIARAFAVVGAASLVRYRAKIDDPKDAGVMLCSLAIGLGAGVGLYALVTFSTAFMLVVMWVIESLEPKTTKTFELHVRTKDSSALRSAIENLLRRQEIRYELRTSSQDELSYLVDLPYDRRTDRLSNAILRLDESGGTSVEWEEKKKGK, from the coding sequence ATGTCGCGCGTGCTTCCCGCCTTGATGCTCGTCGTGCTCGCCGCCTCGGGTCCGGCGCTCGCGCAGGTGCCGCCGGAGGGGCCGTTGCAGATGCCGGCCCCGCAGGAGCTTCCCGAGCACGCCATGCATCCGCTGCACGAACTCGATTCGGCGCTCGTGGCGCTCCCGCTGGCGACGCTCCTCGGCACGACGCTGGCGTTTCGGCCGCGGCGCCGCGGCACGCCTCCGCGAACGCCTGCCGTCATCCAGACGCAGATCATCCTCGCCATCGTCGGCGCCGTCGTGATGCTCGTCGTGGGTGCGAGCATTGCGCGCGCGTTCGCGGTCGTGGGCGCCGCAAGCCTGGTACGCTACCGGGCGAAGATCGATGACCCGAAGGACGCCGGCGTGATGTTGTGTTCGCTGGCGATCGGGCTGGGCGCCGGCGTCGGCCTCTACGCGCTGGTCACGTTTTCCACGGCATTCATGCTGGTGGTGATGTGGGTGATCGAGTCGCTCGAGCCCAAAACGACGAAAACCTTCGAACTGCACGTCCGCACGAAGGACAGCTCAGCGCTGCGTTCGGCCATTGAAAATCTTCTTCGGCGCCAGGAAATCCGGTACGAGCTTCGCACATCCTCCCAGGACGAACTCAGTTACCTGGTCGACCTGCCGTATGATCGCCGCACCGACCGGCTGTCCAATGCCATTCTTCGCCTCGACGAATCGGGCGGGACGTCGGTCGAGTGGGAAGAGAAGAAGAAAGGGAAATAG
- a CDS encoding metallophosphoesterase, with the protein MRRLMLTVLLAGLSLAAVDVRLPNKEDSLRMAVLGDTGTGGRSQYQVGERLAEARQKYPFEIALMVGDNLYGAERPQDFAKKFERPYKPLLDAGVKFYAVLGNHDDREQRNYKLFNMNGELYYTFKAPRQNVRFFGIESSYMDRRQLDWLERQLQTHDEDWKIVFMHHPIYSSGGRHGSSIALRQVLEPLFIKYNVSVVLAGHEHFYERLKPQNGISYFTAGGSAKLRKGNLRDGSQLTARGFDTDNSFMLAEINGDQMRFQVISRTGQTVDEGVVVRRKASPLTSALKRPPPFPQLAPLPWRRP; encoded by the coding sequence ATGCGTCGCTTGATGCTCACCGTGTTGCTCGCCGGGCTCTCGCTGGCGGCGGTCGACGTGCGCCTGCCGAACAAGGAAGACTCGCTCCGGATGGCGGTCCTGGGCGACACGGGCACGGGCGGGCGCTCCCAGTACCAGGTCGGCGAGCGCCTGGCCGAGGCGCGGCAGAAGTACCCGTTCGAGATTGCCCTGATGGTCGGAGACAACCTGTACGGCGCCGAGCGGCCGCAGGATTTCGCGAAGAAGTTCGAGCGGCCCTACAAGCCGCTGCTCGATGCCGGCGTGAAGTTCTACGCGGTGCTCGGCAACCACGACGACCGCGAGCAGCGCAACTACAAGCTGTTCAACATGAATGGCGAGCTGTACTACACCTTCAAGGCGCCTCGTCAGAACGTGCGCTTCTTCGGGATCGAGTCGAGCTACATGGATCGCAGGCAGCTCGACTGGCTGGAGCGGCAGCTGCAGACCCATGACGAGGACTGGAAGATCGTCTTCATGCACCACCCGATCTATTCGTCGGGCGGCCGCCACGGGTCGAGCATCGCGCTCAGGCAGGTGCTCGAGCCTCTCTTCATCAAGTACAACGTGAGCGTGGTGCTCGCCGGCCACGAGCACTTCTACGAGCGGCTCAAGCCGCAGAACGGCATCTCGTACTTCACGGCGGGCGGATCGGCAAAGCTGCGGAAGGGGAACCTGCGCGACGGCTCGCAGCTCACCGCAAGAGGCTTCGACACCGATAATTCATTCATGCTCGCGGAGATCAACGGCGACCAGATGCGGTTCCAGGTCATTTCGCGCACCGGGCAGACGGTGGACGAAGGTGTCGTCGTGCGGCGAAAGGCGTCGCCGCTCACGTCTGCGCTGAAGCGGCCGCCTCCTTTCCCGCAGCTTGCGCCGCTTCCCTGGCGGCGGCCGTAA
- a CDS encoding YcbK family protein yields MLSDRDLSRRKFCALGAMAAASLLLPRSLSAATPASGNRQLSFFHTHTGESLAAEYCCEGVYKPESLRRINHLLRDFRVNEVKAIDVRLLDLLFSLNGQLQTREPYHVISGYRSPRTNTMLRARGGAHTGVASKSLHMVGKAIDIRVPGVPLGQLHKAAVSLEKGGVGIYPSSNFVHVDVGRVRYWSGN; encoded by the coding sequence ATGTTGAGCGACCGTGATCTGAGCCGCCGGAAATTCTGCGCGCTCGGGGCCATGGCGGCCGCGTCTCTGCTGCTGCCGCGCAGCCTCAGTGCCGCAACGCCGGCGTCCGGCAACAGACAGCTTTCGTTCTTCCACACGCATACAGGCGAGAGCCTGGCGGCGGAGTACTGCTGCGAAGGCGTATACAAGCCGGAATCGCTGCGTCGGATTAACCATCTGCTCCGGGACTTCCGCGTCAATGAGGTCAAGGCGATCGACGTGCGCCTGCTCGATCTCCTGTTCTCGCTGAACGGACAGCTCCAGACGCGCGAGCCGTATCATGTGATCTCCGGGTACCGCTCGCCCAGGACCAACACCATGCTGCGCGCGCGGGGCGGCGCGCATACCGGCGTCGCGTCCAAGTCGCTGCACATGGTGGGCAAGGCGATTGATATCCGCGTGCCCGGCGTGCCGCTCGGCCAACTTCACAAGGCGGCGGTGTCTCTCGAGAAGGGCGGCGTCGGCATCTACCCCTCGTCGAACTTCGTGCACGTGGACGTAGGGCGCGTTCGGTACTGGTCCGGAAACTGA
- a CDS encoding YajQ family cyclic di-GMP-binding protein, translated as MAATASFDITSTVDLQEVDNAVNQAKKEVAQRYDFKGAKADIAFSRAENALTLVADDEFKLNALWEIVQTRLVRRGVPVKNLKPGDLERAANDTVRRVVALQQGIPGDAAKEIARFIKEQKLKRVQAAIQGDQVRISSASKDELQSVMRLLREQDFGIALQFGNYRG; from the coding sequence ATGGCAGCCACCGCGTCGTTCGACATCACTTCGACGGTAGACCTCCAGGAGGTTGACAACGCCGTCAATCAGGCGAAGAAGGAAGTCGCGCAGCGATACGACTTCAAGGGCGCCAAGGCGGACATCGCGTTCAGCCGCGCCGAGAACGCGCTCACGCTGGTCGCCGACGACGAGTTCAAGCTGAACGCGTTGTGGGAGATCGTGCAGACGCGCCTGGTGCGCCGCGGCGTCCCGGTGAAGAACCTGAAACCGGGAGACCTCGAGCGCGCCGCCAACGACACGGTCCGCCGGGTGGTCGCGCTCCAGCAGGGTATTCCCGGCGACGCGGCCAAGGAAATTGCCAGGTTCATCAAAGAGCAGAAGCTCAAGCGCGTCCAGGCCGCGATTCAGGGAGACCAGGTTCGCATCAGCTCTGCCTCGAAGGACGAGCTGCAGTCGGTCATGCGCCTTCTCCGCGAGCAGGATTTCGGCATCGCCCTCCAGTTCGGCAATTATCGAGGCTGA
- a CDS encoding phosphatidylserine synthase: MDLIVQPQEGLVPILAAIADAKKSIDITVFRLDRAAVIKALAEAVQRGVAVRALIAHTNSSGDKALRKLELKLLDEGVTVARSDDDLVRYHGKMIIVDRGRLLLLGFNYTKLDIDKSRSLGLIVEDDAVVKEAIRLFEADLLKQQYTPRHHALVVSPENARERLASFIRGAREQLVIYDARLSDRSMIRLIEERAKAGVDVRVLGRCAKAGARLKWDTLAHYRLHIRAIVKDGEHAFVGSQSLRKVELDERREVGMLIAHRPTVRRILATFDEDWALTAAAREAAQAAGKEAAASAQT; the protein is encoded by the coding sequence GTGGATCTCATCGTCCAGCCCCAGGAAGGCCTCGTGCCCATCCTCGCCGCGATCGCGGACGCGAAGAAGAGCATCGACATCACCGTCTTCCGGCTCGATCGCGCCGCGGTGATCAAGGCGCTTGCGGAGGCCGTTCAGCGGGGCGTCGCGGTGCGCGCGCTGATTGCCCACACCAACAGCAGCGGCGACAAGGCGCTCAGAAAACTGGAGCTGAAGCTGCTCGACGAGGGAGTGACCGTCGCGCGCTCGGACGATGACCTCGTGCGGTACCACGGCAAGATGATCATCGTGGACCGCGGCCGGCTCCTGCTGCTCGGGTTCAACTACACGAAACTCGATATCGACAAGAGCCGCAGCCTCGGGCTCATCGTCGAGGACGACGCGGTGGTGAAGGAGGCCATCCGGTTGTTCGAGGCGGACCTCCTGAAGCAGCAGTACACGCCGCGGCACCACGCGCTGGTCGTCAGCCCGGAAAACGCCCGCGAGCGCCTGGCGTCGTTCATCAGGGGCGCGCGCGAGCAGCTCGTGATCTACGATGCGCGTCTCTCGGACCGGTCGATGATCCGCCTGATCGAGGAGCGCGCGAAGGCCGGCGTGGACGTGCGCGTCCTGGGACGCTGCGCGAAGGCGGGCGCGCGGCTGAAATGGGACACGCTGGCGCATTACCGCCTCCACATCCGGGCGATCGTGAAAGACGGCGAGCATGCGTTCGTCGGCAGCCAGAGCCTTCGGAAGGTGGAGCTCGACGAGCGCCGGGAGGTCGGCATGCTGATCGCGCACCGGCCCACGGTGCGGCGCATCCTCGCAACCTTCGACGAGGATTGGGCGCTTACGGCCGCCGCCAGGGAAGCGGCGCAAGCTGCGGGAAAGGAGGCGGCCGCTTCAGCGCAGACGTGA
- a CDS encoding error-prone DNA polymerase, translating into MYIELHSASAFSFLDGASLPEALVDRAAALGYPALALVDRDGFYGAPRFHLAAKKAGLRAIVGAEITIREKKGSGAFFAVDASKKAPDPFFSLWRLPVLVESAIGYKNLCRLITQMKLRAPKGEGSLDLEELDGRTAGLVALIGREALQGPRHGVGGLVDRAVGMFGRGSVYVELQRHLRRDEESDNHALLSLASAFHVPVIATNGVRFAEPADRPLYDVLTCLRHKTTIARAGRRLSVNAERYLKSPEQMAVLFHDLPHAVAATRDLADRLQYTMADLGYRFPEYPVPAGETMGSFLRKITDAGARERYRPYHARARAQIERELSLVEKLDLAGYFLIVWDIVNYCRQHGILVQGRGSAANSAVCYSLGITAVDPVGMDLLFERFLSEERGEWPDIDLDLPSGDRREQVIQYVYERYGKRGAPPEGQSAAPEGQSAAMTANVITYRGRSAARDIGKVLGLEPGEVDRLAKVMNPFEWIDPKDTLERHLRDAGLDPANAALRTFGHLWERIHDLPRHLGQHSGGMIVCQGRLDEVVPLENASMPGRVVAQWDKDDCADMGIVKVDLLGLGMMAVLQDALTIVNSEARGAPAAPLDLVHLPPDDPAVYRMLQEADTIGIFQVESRAQMATLPRMKPERFYDIVVEVAIIRPGPIVGQMVHPYLKRRRGVEPVVYPHPSLAPILERTLGVPLFQEQLLRMAMVAAGFTGGEAEELRRAFGFKRSEKRMRVIEQKLRDGIAKQGIGDDAAEEIIRAITSFALYGFPESHAASFALLVYASAYLKAHYPAAFYTAMLNNQPMGFYSPATLVKDAQRRGVRFAPIDVQVSGWGCSIEEDGRVRLGLRYVNGLRAEAGKAIEQAGPPHDRTSHDRTSHDRTSHDRTSHRGTSHVARDICPKCGSDDEAMIERVGTTCFCSVCAHEWAVHVPRATCDVRRATCSRPPSRFTSLDDFVARSGVHRDELRALADIGALNAFGYERRAAMWQIERAMRPAGELFSDPGSQVPDPADASPLARMTLAERIEADYAGTGLTIGPHPMSLRRQELALRGVLRACDLPQGRHGRRVRVAGAVIARQRPGTAKGFVFLTLEDETGIANIIVRPDLFAKQRRSVVGEAYLLVEGTLQIQEGVTSIKAERLYGLGGGGPDVEARDFH; encoded by the coding sequence GTGTATATCGAACTCCATTCCGCTTCGGCCTTTTCATTCCTCGACGGCGCCTCGCTGCCCGAAGCGCTCGTCGACCGCGCGGCGGCGCTCGGCTATCCGGCGCTCGCCCTCGTCGATCGAGACGGCTTCTACGGCGCGCCGCGATTTCACCTGGCGGCGAAGAAAGCGGGGCTGCGCGCGATTGTCGGCGCGGAGATCACGATCAGGGAGAAAAAGGGGTCGGGAGCCTTTTTCGCCGTTGACGCCTCGAAAAAGGCTCCCGACCCCTTTTTCTCCCTCTGGCGTCTCCCGGTCCTCGTCGAGTCCGCCATTGGCTACAAGAATCTCTGCCGCCTGATCACGCAGATGAAGCTCCGCGCGCCGAAAGGCGAGGGGTCGCTCGACCTCGAGGAGCTCGACGGCCGCACGGCGGGGCTCGTCGCGCTCATCGGGCGCGAGGCGCTGCAGGGGCCGCGGCACGGCGTGGGCGGGCTCGTCGACCGCGCCGTCGGCATGTTCGGGCGCGGCAGCGTGTACGTCGAGCTGCAGCGCCATCTGCGCCGCGACGAGGAATCGGACAACCACGCGCTGCTGTCGCTGGCCTCGGCGTTTCACGTCCCCGTCATCGCGACCAACGGCGTGCGCTTTGCCGAGCCGGCCGATCGCCCGCTGTACGACGTCCTCACGTGCCTCCGTCACAAGACGACGATCGCGCGCGCAGGCCGGCGCCTCAGCGTGAACGCGGAGCGGTACCTCAAGTCGCCGGAGCAGATGGCGGTGCTCTTCCACGATCTGCCGCACGCGGTGGCGGCGACGCGCGATCTGGCGGACCGCCTGCAGTACACGATGGCCGATCTCGGCTACCGCTTTCCCGAGTACCCCGTGCCCGCCGGCGAGACGATGGGCTCGTTCCTGCGGAAGATCACGGACGCGGGGGCGCGCGAGCGCTATCGGCCGTACCACGCGCGCGCGCGCGCGCAGATCGAGCGCGAGCTGTCGCTCGTCGAGAAGCTCGATCTCGCCGGGTACTTCCTCATCGTCTGGGACATCGTGAACTACTGCCGGCAGCACGGGATCCTCGTGCAGGGGCGCGGCTCGGCGGCCAACAGCGCGGTCTGCTACAGCCTGGGCATCACCGCGGTGGACCCGGTCGGGATGGATTTGCTCTTCGAACGGTTTCTTTCCGAGGAGCGCGGCGAGTGGCCCGACATCGATCTCGATCTGCCGAGCGGCGACCGCCGCGAGCAAGTGATTCAGTACGTCTACGAGCGCTACGGGAAGCGTGGCGCGCCCCCCGAAGGGCAGAGTGCGGCCCCCGAAGGGCAGAGTGCGGCAATGACCGCCAACGTCATCACCTATCGCGGGCGCAGCGCGGCGCGCGATATCGGCAAGGTCCTCGGGCTGGAGCCCGGCGAGGTGGACCGCCTGGCGAAGGTGATGAACCCCTTCGAGTGGATCGACCCGAAGGACACGCTCGAGCGGCACCTGCGCGACGCGGGGCTCGATCCCGCCAACGCGGCGCTGCGCACGTTCGGCCACCTGTGGGAGCGCATCCACGATCTGCCGCGGCACCTCGGGCAGCACTCCGGCGGCATGATCGTCTGCCAGGGGCGGCTCGATGAAGTCGTTCCCCTCGAAAACGCCAGCATGCCCGGCCGCGTCGTCGCGCAGTGGGACAAGGACGACTGCGCGGACATGGGGATCGTGAAGGTTGACCTGCTTGGACTGGGGATGATGGCGGTGCTTCAAGATGCGCTGACGATTGTGAATTCAGAGGCCAGAGGAGCGCCTGCGGCCCCTCTGGATTTGGTCCACCTCCCCCCCGACGACCCCGCGGTCTACCGCATGCTGCAGGAGGCGGACACGATCGGCATCTTCCAGGTGGAGTCACGCGCCCAGATGGCCACGCTGCCGCGGATGAAGCCCGAGCGTTTCTACGACATCGTCGTCGAGGTGGCGATCATCCGGCCCGGTCCGATCGTCGGCCAGATGGTGCACCCGTACCTGAAGCGGCGCCGCGGCGTGGAGCCGGTGGTGTACCCGCACCCGTCGCTCGCGCCGATCCTCGAGCGCACGCTCGGCGTGCCGCTCTTCCAGGAGCAGCTCCTGCGCATGGCGATGGTCGCGGCGGGATTCACGGGAGGGGAAGCGGAGGAGCTGCGCCGCGCGTTCGGCTTCAAGCGCTCGGAGAAGCGGATGCGCGTGATCGAACAGAAGCTGCGCGATGGCATCGCGAAGCAGGGGATCGGTGACGACGCGGCGGAGGAGATCATCCGCGCGATCACGTCGTTCGCGCTCTACGGCTTCCCTGAGTCGCACGCCGCGAGCTTCGCGCTGCTCGTCTATGCCAGCGCCTACCTGAAGGCGCATTACCCGGCGGCGTTCTACACCGCGATGCTGAACAACCAGCCGATGGGGTTCTACTCGCCGGCCACGCTCGTCAAGGATGCGCAGCGCCGCGGCGTGCGCTTCGCGCCGATCGACGTGCAGGTGTCGGGGTGGGGCTGCAGCATCGAGGAGGACGGGCGCGTGCGCCTCGGGCTGCGATACGTCAATGGGCTGCGCGCGGAGGCGGGAAAGGCCATCGAGCAGGCCGGTCCGCCGCACGATCGCACGTCGCACGATCGCACGTCGCACGATCGCACGTCGCACGATCGCACGTCGCACCGTGGCACGTCGCACGTCGCACGTGACATTTGCCCCAAGTGCGGTTCGGACGACGAAGCGATGATCGAGCGCGTGGGGACGACGTGCTTCTGTAGCGTCTGCGCGCACGAGTGGGCGGTCCACGTGCCACGTGCCACGTGCGACGTGCGACGTGCCACGTGCAGCCGGCCGCCTTCGCGCTTCACCTCCCTGGACGACTTCGTGGCGCGCAGCGGCGTGCATCGCGACGAGCTGCGCGCGCTGGCTGACATCGGCGCGCTCAACGCGTTCGGTTACGAGCGGCGCGCCGCGATGTGGCAGATCGAGCGCGCGATGCGGCCGGCGGGTGAGCTGTTTTCGGATCCCGGGTCCCAGGTTCCCGACCCCGCCGACGCGAGTCCGCTGGCCCGGATGACGCTTGCCGAGCGCATCGAGGCGGACTATGCGGGCACCGGTCTCACGATCGGGCCGCATCCGATGTCGCTCAGGCGCCAGGAGCTGGCGCTGCGCGGCGTGCTGCGCGCCTGCGATCTGCCGCAGGGGCGGCACGGCCGCCGCGTGCGCGTCGCGGGCGCCGTCATCGCGCGCCAGCGGCCGGGCACCGCGAAAGGGTTCGTCTTTCTCACGCTTGAAGACGAAACGGGCATCGCCAACATCATCGTCCGGCCGGATCTGTTCGCCAAGCAGCGGCGTTCGGTGGTCGGCGAGGCTTACCTGCTGGTGGAAGGCACACTGCAAATCCAGGAAGGAGTGACGTCCATTAAAGCTGAGCGGTTGTACGGTCTCGGCGGCGGCGGCCCTGATGTCGAGGCGCGCGACTTTCACTGA